Proteins encoded by one window of candidate division WOR-3 bacterium:
- a CDS encoding NAD(P)H-hydrate dehydratase, which translates to MFVVSPEEMKKIDNRTIEEFGLEGKILMENAGRSVFDLIINKIPSCDKITVLCGKGNNGGDGFVIARYFLNRGKDVSIYLLGKPEELKGDSLYHFRLLELLKARIKVINLNDPELKFDLLSADVVVDALFGTGFKGELPKEIKLLFGLLKERRGKFVSVDIPSGVDGETGDAEHVVPEADFTVTFAFPKLGHFLYPGREKTGMLYLADIGIPKFFSEEIRRRVIYPEDVYPFLPKREKNVHKGKCGRVLILGGSKGYGGAVYLASKAAYYAGAGLVFTAFPEDIYPSIESNLIEAVKIPLPSKNGRLFTKSLNPILDYLEKIDVVAFGPGILRSEDTKNFVIEFLEKIKDKKVLIDADGIVLLKDNKEILKERKEATIITPHPGEMSLFIGNKSSEEVDKKRIEVAENVSILYDIVVVLKGAPTIISSTYGTFICPLGNPGMATGGSGDVLTGLIAGLWAQGLPPERAARLGVFLHSLAGDIAALKKGIYSLLAGDILEEIPSAFNFKFDEEKIGLTRKILPLI; encoded by the coding sequence ATGTTTGTGGTATCACCTGAAGAAATGAAAAAAATTGATAATAGAACTATAGAAGAATTTGGGCTGGAGGGTAAAATTTTAATGGAGAATGCTGGAAGATCTGTTTTTGATTTGATAATAAATAAAATTCCAAGTTGTGACAAAATTACTGTTCTATGTGGTAAGGGTAATAATGGGGGCGATGGTTTTGTAATTGCGAGGTATTTTTTGAACAGAGGAAAAGATGTAAGTATTTATCTTTTAGGTAAGCCAGAGGAATTAAAAGGAGATTCTTTATACCATTTTCGTCTTCTTGAACTCCTAAAAGCAAGGATTAAAGTTATAAATCTGAATGACCCTGAACTCAAATTTGATCTTTTATCAGCGGATGTTGTGGTAGATGCCTTATTTGGTACAGGTTTTAAAGGAGAATTGCCCAAAGAGATTAAATTGCTTTTTGGACTTTTAAAAGAAAGAAGAGGAAAATTTGTGTCAGTTGATATACCATCAGGTGTGGATGGTGAAACAGGTGATGCAGAGCATGTAGTTCCAGAAGCTGATTTTACAGTTACCTTTGCTTTTCCAAAACTTGGTCATTTTCTTTATCCTGGTAGAGAAAAAACAGGAATGCTTTATCTTGCAGATATAGGTATTCCAAAATTTTTCTCTGAAGAAATAAGAAGAAGGGTTATATATCCTGAAGATGTTTATCCTTTTCTCCCTAAGAGAGAAAAAAATGTTCATAAGGGTAAATGCGGAAGAGTTTTAATTTTAGGTGGTTCTAAAGGGTATGGGGGAGCAGTTTATCTTGCTTCAAAAGCAGCTTATTATGCGGGTGCGGGTCTTGTTTTCACTGCTTTTCCTGAAGATATATATCCTTCAATTGAGTCAAATTTAATTGAAGCAGTTAAAATTCCTTTACCATCAAAAAATGGAAGACTTTTTACAAAGTCTTTAAATCCAATTCTTGATTATCTTGAAAAAATTGATGTTGTTGCCTTTGGTCCAGGAATTTTAAGAAGTGAAGATACGAAAAATTTTGTAATTGAATTCCTTGAAAAAATAAAAGATAAAAAAGTTTTAATTGATGCAGATGGTATTGTTTTATTAAAAGATAATAAGGAAATTTTAAAGGAAAGAAAAGAAGCAACAATCATAACTCCACATCCAGGAGAAATGAGTTTATTTATTGGAAATAAAAGTTCAGAGGAAGTGGATAAAAAAAGAATAGAGGTGGCTGAAAATGTTTCAATTCTATATGATATAGTTGTGGTTTTGAAAGGGGCTCCCACTATAATTTCTTCAACTTACGGAACCTTTATCTGTCCACTTGGAAATCCTGGAATGGCAACAGGTGGTTCAGGTGATGTTTTGACAGGTTTAATAGCTGGATTATGGGCACAAGGTTTGCCTCCAGAAAGAGCTGCAAGATTGGGTGTATTTTTACATTCCCTTGCAGGTGATATTGCTGCCTTAAAAAAAGGCATTTATTCTCTTTTAGCTGGTGATATACTGGAAGAAATTCCTTCTGCCTTTAATTTCAAATTTGATGAAGAAAAAATAGGTTTAACAAGAAAAATATTGCCACTTATTTGA